One genomic segment of Candidatus Margulisiibacteriota bacterium includes these proteins:
- a CDS encoding HD domain-containing protein has product MKVQSANYNYLLAQNSGLPAGGASALVSRRSVKLKCFPHWFRLLNANLGGKELSVMSKCHHSCSQQLLSLKEKFSAEESRLIDQAFDLAWRAHYGQFRLSNEPYVTHALATAQIVKEWGLGAEEMAAALCHDVVEDGLLNGNKINKEYVADLLGERVADLVDGITELGKEPDYSGSKPSKDYIFGKLLEAARKDPSVLIIKFADRLHNMRTLAYAKSESARKKAAETLYIYSRIADILGMWALKRDLEELAFEYLEPERYREIKTCREVIIKQSKKRVQEITDDLRKNFSPIGVKINCERRGVYELCQRAELKNKTLADISADDVWRVNVIVPEKPVYSAIETSNCHLAMSAIHKLFHPAKDHKIEDHIYEACPNGHRFLHTYVKVEEFGCLLVQIRDRQMYREYQGGVLAYIKGAPDWKKINLIWLDSLIRHLSSEYGVKDKDLGEIFAAESVPITVYTHKRNTPVQLPRGASVLDFAFRLFDKKALSAVGAKVNGHTGIPLSRVLKDGDIVHVDFYQRAQPGLEWLEWVRTPEAVDELKRYYASLGEGTLLSLAAVYLNGKLEKYHLSAAELLASGFFGDFLARHGLREPAEFLQKLGRGEIKNADKFLAEAIKELQAQFAGPQAPRVRQPFLIIAESRQGLLDKIANPMKDIANISVGFFHEYEANGKKMAAMTIYVECADSPAGELQLRRIRNIIDKTPGVTKCTSDQAQIGTSVHYFVEYIKKGN; this is encoded by the coding sequence ATGAAAGTACAATCCGCGAATTATAATTATTTATTGGCGCAAAACTCCGGACTGCCGGCCGGCGGCGCCTCAGCGCTGGTCTCGCGCCGATCCGTCAAACTCAAATGTTTTCCCCATTGGTTCAGATTATTGAATGCCAATTTGGGGGGCAAAGAATTATCGGTCATGAGCAAATGCCATCACAGTTGCTCCCAACAGCTTTTGTCCTTGAAAGAAAAATTTTCGGCGGAGGAAAGCCGATTGATCGATCAGGCGTTTGATCTGGCCTGGCGGGCTCATTACGGCCAATTTCGTTTGAGCAATGAGCCGTACGTTACCCATGCGCTGGCAACGGCGCAAATCGTAAAAGAGTGGGGATTAGGCGCGGAAGAAATGGCGGCCGCTCTTTGCCACGACGTGGTCGAAGACGGATTATTGAACGGCAATAAGATCAATAAGGAATATGTCGCCGATCTTTTGGGAGAAAGGGTGGCCGATTTAGTTGACGGTATCACCGAACTGGGCAAAGAACCGGATTATTCCGGCTCCAAACCCTCCAAGGATTATATCTTCGGTAAATTGCTCGAAGCCGCCCGCAAAGACCCGTCGGTCCTGATCATTAAATTTGCCGATCGTTTGCATAATATGCGCACCCTGGCCTACGCCAAAAGTGAATCGGCGAGGAAAAAGGCGGCGGAAACCCTCTACATCTACAGCCGCATTGCCGATATCTTAGGGATGTGGGCCTTGAAAAGAGATCTTGAGGAGCTGGCTTTCGAATATCTGGAGCCGGAACGTTATCGGGAAATTAAAACTTGTCGCGAGGTGATAATCAAGCAAAGCAAAAAGAGAGTTCAAGAGATAACCGACGATCTAAGAAAAAACTTCTCGCCGATCGGGGTGAAAATCAATTGTGAGCGCCGGGGTGTTTACGAACTCTGCCAAAGGGCCGAATTGAAAAATAAGACATTGGCGGATATCTCTGCCGATGATGTCTGGCGGGTCAACGTGATCGTGCCGGAAAAACCGGTCTATTCTGCGATCGAAACCTCTAACTGCCATTTGGCGATGAGCGCGATCCACAAGTTATTTCATCCCGCCAAAGACCATAAAATTGAGGACCATATTTACGAGGCCTGCCCGAACGGCCACCGTTTTCTCCATACCTATGTCAAAGTCGAAGAATTCGGCTGTTTGTTGGTCCAGATAAGAGACCGGCAAATGTATCGTGAGTATCAGGGCGGGGTCCTGGCTTATATCAAAGGGGCGCCGGACTGGAAGAAGATAAACCTGATCTGGCTGGATTCTTTAATAAGACACTTAAGCAGTGAATACGGCGTAAAAGATAAAGACTTAGGCGAAATATTCGCGGCAGAAAGCGTGCCCATTACCGTTTATACTCATAAAAGAAACACCCCGGTCCAATTGCCCAGGGGGGCTAGCGTTCTTGATTTTGCTTTTCGTTTATTTGACAAGAAAGCTCTGTCCGCCGTCGGCGCCAAGGTTAACGGCCATACAGGGATACCCTTATCGCGTGTTCTAAAAGATGGGGATATTGTTCATGTTGATTTTTATCAGAGAGCACAGCCTGGGCTCGAGTGGTTGGAATGGGTGCGCACGCCTGAAGCAGTCGACGAGTTGAAGAGATATTACGCCTCACTTGGTGAGGGGACTTTACTCTCTCTGGCGGCTGTTTATTTAAACGGTAAACTAGAAAAATATCATTTATCGGCGGCTGAACTGCTTGCGTCCGGGTTTTTCGGTGATTTTCTCGCTCGACACGGGCTGCGTGAACCGGCAGAATTTTTGCAAAAGTTGGGCAGGGGTGAAATTAAAAATGCGGATAAATTCCTGGCCGAAGCCATAAAAGAACTGCAGGCCCAATTTGCCGGCCCGCAAGCGCCAAGGGTCAGACAGCCTTTCCTAATAATTGCCGAGAGCCGGCAGGGCTTGCTCGATAAAATTGCCAACCCGATGAAAGATATCGCCAATATTTCCGTCGGATTTTTCCATGAATATGAAGCTAACGGTAAAAAAATGGCGGCGATGACGATATACGTGGAATGCGCCGATTCCCCGGCCGGGGAACTTCAATTGCGGCGGATCAGGAATATAATCGACAAAACACCGGGAGTGACGAAGTGCACCAGCGACCAGGCACAGATCGGGACCAGTGTTCATTATTTTGTCGAGTACATAAAAAAAGGCAACTAA